In Fragaria vesca subsp. vesca linkage group LG5, FraVesHawaii_1.0, whole genome shotgun sequence, the genomic stretch AGAGTTGACTCCCTTCGTATTCTGGCCAAGGAGAAAGACTATGTTTTGTTGTTATACTTCACTACTTTAAGAGGTCCTATTTCATATAATTTCATACCTTTTATACATTTGTCAAACAGAACAAAATTTTGGTTTCCATTTTCTCAAATGCCGTACTGTTTGATATAATTATTAACATTCTCAGTACATGTAAACATATTAGCTGGTCTGATGATCCTGTGTTAGTAGGTGATGCATCTTCTGTGCACACACACACACACATCTTCTGTGTGTGTGTGTGTTTGTTCCCTTCTGTAGTCAATGGTTGAGTTTTTGTGTCAGACCCATACCGATCTCTTATATTCAGATATTGTTCTTGCCCATCCTGCTGTTGTAGGATTTGAAAATGTGCATGTCCATGTCCTCGTCTTCATATTGCTTTTGGATTTCCAGGTAAAGCTCCAAAATGAAATAAACCTTCGCACCAAAGCTGAGACTTCAGCCGCTTCGGCTGAGGAGAAAGCAAGTGTTTTAGAGGGAAAGCTAAGCCATCTTTCTGAAAGCATAGAGAGGGAGAAAAGACATCTGAACAATGATCTTGCACATATCAAAAAAGAATCCAAGCTTTCTGCTGCTAGAATAAATGCTGATGTGAGTTCTGATAATTCTGAGTTAGGTATGGTAGTATTTATACAATAATTCACTGTATGAAATTTTGCCATTCTCTTGTTCTCAGCTTGAGCGAATGGAATGTAGAGCTCGTAATGCTGAGAAAGAATCACAATTACTGAAAGGGCAGTTGGATGATCTCAAAAATCAACTTAATGAGGTACTTATCTCTTATTTTTCTATATAGCTTTTATGACCAAAACAAAAAGAAAATCTATTATTTAACACTGGCCTTGACATGTATGTCCTGATCCTCGAAATCTCCACAGTTTTACCTTTGCCTTGAATGGTAGCTATATTTGTAAAACTGTAATCTTTGTTTTCCTGTTCTTGAGTGTAACCACTACAAGCTGAAAGAATTCTGCTCGTCATTTTCTTCATCTTCTTGCAAAACACCAGAATTCATTACCGTAGTGTGCTGAATAATTATCATGAATTATTCATGACATGAATTATTGTGTGCTTGTACTGTAACATGATATATCATATATAATAAATACTCCATTAATTTATTTTTCATCCAGTGCTTGCAACAGAAGAGTGAAGCGGAGACTAAATTATCCACATTGACATTCCAAGAAGTTAAATGTACAGACAATGATATATTGGTTAAACATCTGCAAGAAGAGCTTAGAAACTTTGTAAGTTTGCTTCCTTCATGCTTAATTTTTTTTTACACGTTTTCTTTTTCTCTAAGTGGTAACATTGTTGTGTAACGTTGATTTTCATCTTCCCTCTTTTTGAAGCTTTAATATACACATACACGGTTATACTACCACATATATACTTTTATATGTATAATATACATATACAGCATATTCTACTTAATAGGGCAGCCATATGAGGTTTTAGTAATCTTGATTTGCTATTTCTCAGATTTATCCTCTTTAGGCAGCCATATAAAGTTTTAGTAATCTCTCACTATCATCATCCACAACAATAACTTAGAAAACTTAATGCGATTGGATGTTTGATGTTTCAAAGGCATAACAAGAGCTATTTTGTTTTGATTCTTAACCAAATCTAATCTAAATGAATTGCATTGCTAATATGTTAATTGTTTTCAAGATACTAGCAATTAATATAAAATTGAGCAAGAGGGAGGCATTCTTCCTCTGAATTAAACTGTTCTAGTATAATGTATATAGGATCTCAAGCTGCTTTGAGATTACAATGTATCTTTGTAGTTTGTAATTAAGTTAATATTTTGGGACTGCTCTCTGATAATCCTCTGATTTTCACTAGGAAGCTGAAGTGAGGGCAGCGAGAAAGCTGAAGTCTTCTCATGAAGATGTGAAATTGTTGAACGAAAAATTGCTGGAAGAAAAGGGCCGTAGAGAGAGGGCAGAGTCAGAGTTATCCAAATTACAAGAATTTCAATCAAGCATGAAGAAGTTGGAGAATGAGTTGACATCTTGGAAGTTGACCACCAAAGACATTCCAGGAGTGTCATGTTGTGATGATATACCGGTGAAATTTGGAGCTTTACAAAAGTAAGTGAATAGCTTGATGTCAGTTCAAGCTAGTTTTCCAGGATGTGTTAGAAGAACAAATAATATCATTAATTATGCACTGGCTGGCTCGTTTCTTCTTCATTTAGAAAAAAAAAAAAATGGTGTCAGGCAGGGTTACTTCCTTTTAGTTTTTCTCAGTGGGTAGGTTGACTGGGTGAATGTGACTTCACTGAATATCTGTTATCAATAATATCATAAATACATTTCTCTTTTAGAAATCGCTCTTCTGGACTGCTTACAAGTGTAATTTTATTTGTACCATCTCCTTATAGCTAAATAATTATTTACATATTACGTATTTATTTTTCATTGTATCACATGCTTAATAGCAGTAATGGGACTATCCGAATAATATTAGCCTGTTTTGACACCATCTGTATTTTATGTTTGAAGATATATAATGCTCAGGTCTAATATTTTTATTCGGTCGGGTTTTGAGGACTCTGGGGGTTCTCAATTTTCTATTGGTCCTAGTTGTAAGTTTTGTAAGTTGTCACTTGTGACGATTTGAAGTTTGTCCAATTGCTGCCCCTACCTTTTCCTTTATCCTCTTGCAATCTCTCTTCTTTTTTTTCCTGCTTATAACATTTTATCTGAGGGTTGTATATATACTTTTCTGAGCCTGTATAATGCATATATGATATGCATGTTTTCAGTTTCTAATTGTTGAGGTTTTCCATCTAATGCAGAGAGGTCATTGATAGCACGAAGAGGGAGGGTGAGGCAACTGCCCGCTTGAAACAGTTGGAGGTAGCTCTGGATGCTGCACTAATTGGTAAACAAAATGCTGAAACTGAGGCTGAACTGATGAGAGAGAGGTTGGAGGTAACAAAGTCAGAGGTTAAGAGGATTGAATTAATGGTAAGTATGTGATCCGATAGTTTGATGCAGTCTTGTTTTTATATCTGAAACAAAGCTTATATTTCATGTGAAGATGGGAGGTAACATGGTGGGATTTCAGTATACTCTGTTTATTTCTCTCTTATATCTTGCTGGTCCAGTTTTCTTCTTGTAGTTGTAGTGGTTTCTTACAAAAGTTTAGACTTAGTAGTCTGTAGTGGCTTCCCCTTAGAGTTTGGTCTGACACTAGTTGATGCAGGATAGAGACAACTAGAATAAGGAGTCTGGGGTACTTATTTAATCAATATTCTTAATTATTCTCAATTGATAAGCCAGTTTAAGTGTGGAATGCTTAAAACCCTATTTTGATCATATGAGTAATAATAATTGTGGCCTAAAATATCACTAATAGAGCTAATGATGTATGGTTAAGACTACTTTTTTTTGCATAACATTATTCTTACTTTCTCCCGGATATCTGTAGATGTGTAATCAGTGCTATGGCTGTATTTTTATTGTTCTTGATACCAGTGTTGAAAAGTGCTGGTTATCGTACCATAATTCTGGTTCCTGTATGTGATATAAAGTCGTATGCTTATTTCTTTGAGCTGATAGATGCATACAAATTGCAGCAATCTTTATTGGTGTTTTTGACATTTTGTTGTCTTTATCTTAAGATTCCAACTTGGAACATGTCATCTGCTTTGGTGCCATAATTTCCTCTTATCTTCTTCGTCTTTTGATTTTCTGTTTGTTGTTTATTTGTTTTTCTTCTTCATTTCAACAATGATTAATAATGGAATATTTAAAATTGCAGCTTTCTAGGGTTACTGAGGAAAGAGATAAGTTGAGAAATGACATCAATGAATTCAAGCTGGTAAAGAGTGATGGTGCCGGAGATGAAGCAACCAGTCGAACTCTAAAGGTTATAGATTTTTTTTTTTTCTGTATTATTTCTAATTGGTGAAATCTCTTTTTAAGTTTTAGTTGGTCTCCTGATTTGCTCATGCAGGAGCTCGAATCATCTCTTGCGAAGAAAGAAGGCTATATTAAGGAATTAGAATCTGCTCTATTTGAACAAAAACAAGTCAATAGCTTTCAACATGAAGAAATAAAGTCGCTCAATGATAGATTAAAAACTGAAGCTAGAAAAGTGAAGTCATTGGAGAGGGAGGGTGATCAACTTCGTTCAGAGATCTCTCTGCTGGAGTCCAAGGTAGGTCTCAAGGAATTTAAGGATTATAGTCTTTCTTCCATTATTCTAAACTGGGAAGCAACTGTAGTTTAACCTCTCTGTTTAGTTTTAGTTCTAAAAGTTGAGCTGCTAAGCCTTTAGTCCTAGCTGCTCTCTTTTATTTTTAAAGTGGACTCCTTGTCCGCCTCCTTGACAAAAAGCCGTATCTTTTCAAAAAAAAAAAAAAAAAAAATTACAATTATTTAATTGATAAAGTTGCATGATTTTCTTCTTTTCTTTTGCTTTGTTTCTGTTTTACTTGACTTCTGTAAATTGATGTGTCCTGTTTGGTTTATGTGCTATTTGTTGAATATTTAGCTCAAAGTATTCAGCTAAATTTGGAGTGAAGAGATATTGTCTCAGTCTCTAGCATCTTAAACTCAGAAACTGGTTTACAAGCTGCAAAACGTTCTATAGATTATGTAATTAGGTGCTTCTTTTGTCTCTACAGTTGGGCCATGGTGATTTCTCTGCTGCAAATACAAAAGTTTTACGAATGGTGAATACTCTTACTGTTGATAATGAAGCAAAACAAACTATAGAGGCATTGAGAACCGAACTACAGAAGACAAAGGAGAGGTTACAAGCTGTTGAAGAATTTAAAAGCCAGTCAGGTTAGTACGCAGTTCTACCCTTCTTTTTATGACTTGTGTGTAAAATACTACCACCTCTTTTCCTTTTTAAGATGATGACAATCTTGCATCATTAAGAAGGCAGCTTCAGCAGCCATTACTCAGACCACCACCATGGCTGCCATCCCCATCACCGCCTCTACTGCTCAAGTTTTACTTCTTGATGCATCCAAACATAGAAATTGGATATCTACTGTGCTGACAGATTCTCATAATAGAAAATCTTAAATTCCTGGAGCCATAAATATTTTCTTTTGGAAATTTCATTATTTTGATATTTCTTTAGGGGATGTGAAATCCACACTCCCCAAATTGTAATCCACCCTCCCATTTTCTATTTTTAGTCATCATTTTGATAAGAAGACAAAAGTTAAGTCAATAAGGACAAAATTAAAGTTACCAAAAATAGAAAGTGGGAGTGTGGATTACAATATGGGGAGTATGGATTTCACTTCCCTTCTTTAGTCATCGAATTTATCTGTCTGATATGTTCTATACTAAGCTTATATACCTGTTTCTCTTGAATGATTCAGGTGAAGCTGGGAAATGGGTGGATTCCAACATATCCGGAAAGATAGTGCAGTTGAAAGAACAAATTGCAACTCTTGAAAAACGTGAGGAGAGGTGAGTACGTGTGAAGCTTGTGCTCTTTGGGAAAATGGTCACAAATAACAGTAATAGAGCTTTTGGTTCCCCATTTTTCCATTATTTGGTTCCTCGAATTTAAGATGAATGCATTTCGTTCTGGTACTGGAGCCTACTGAAAGGAGGACGGACAGCATCTGTGTGTAAACTTTGATATTGTTGTTTTAGCCATACTCTGACAGCTTAAACATTTTGGTAGATGGGCTGGTTTGTATGCTTTGCATTGTTTGTTCGGGTTTACCTAAAGTATAATGCTTCACTTGGGTTGAACATTTGAATATACCATGGGACAGGTACAGGACTGTTTTCGCCGACAGAATTTCAGTGTTCAGGAGAGCATGTTGTGAGCTTTTTGGTTACAAGGTATAAGATATATTACTCATTGTCTTTATATATATATATATATATATATATATATATATACACAGGCCCACTATGAAGCGGACGTCCGCACCGAAGAAAAAAATGCGGACGTCCCTCCATTCTCCTCCGTCCAGTGCCAACGACGGTGCTCCTCCACCTGAGCGGACACCAGAGGCGTCCACGATCACTTTCTCTTCCCGGCGGGTCCGCCAAATTCCAGTTTGCCGGCGAGATCGACCTTGTCTGAAGTTTTGGGTGGAGGTTGCTGCCCAGACCTTCAAATCGATCTCGCCGGCAAGAGAAAGTGATCGGAGATGCCGCTAGTGTCCGCTCGGGTGGAGGAGCGCCGTCGTCGGCGCTGGACAGAGAACAGAGGGACATCCGCACTTTTTCTTCGTTGCTGACGTCCGCTTCATATCGTTTTCCTACACACACATATATATATATATATATTCATGAATAGTTACTTAACATTTTGAATTTGTTTCAGTCTACGAATACAAAATTTCCTCTGTATTTGAATAATAGTTATATGAGAGATTATGAAAGAAATTACAGTGTACAATATTGGACAGACTTTTATATGATCCTCATGGCCTCATGTCATTTCGGTATGTTAACTTACCTGATGTAGCACAGCAGCGCGACAATTGGTGGGAGTATAATCAGGGTTGGTTGGGGATTGTTGAGTCAAAGAAAGCAGAATGATTTTAGAAGACACAGAGGGTTCTTAGCTGTAGAATGGAGAAAAAGAATGAGAGGTTAGAGTAGAGAGAACATAGAATAGAGTAGGAGAACAGAACCAAAGGCACCAAGCCTTCAATAAAACTCAATTCCAATCTGATTTGGGTCTGCAATCAGTAGCTATGTTTATAGGGTTTAAATGCATAACCCTTAGACAACTAGAACAACAGAAGACTCAATTAAAGACTTATTAATAATTAGAACCTTGAGTACTCACCCTAAGACTTTAATAGACTCTTAAAAACTCTAGACTGATAATTGCTTGCCATACTTGCCAACTTCCATCGTTTAAATGGGTGAATTTTCTTCTCTTTGTTTTGATAAGTATTGTTGTAAAGGTTAGCATGTAATTTCACATGTTGATAAGTAATGGAAGTATGTCACTGAATTATGAAAATGCACTCAAAATGACTCTTGGTGTTATAGATTAAAATGTAATGTTTATATTTCTTATACAATATTTTGGCAGATTGTAATGGATGAACACCAGCGACCGAATGGAATCCCGGTTACACGTTTTACCCTCCGATCTATATATGCTCAAAGCGATGATGAGAAGCTTGAATTTGAATATGAATCAGGGACTACAAACATTATGGTAATATGGTGCATAATAGTCATTTTGTGAGGTCATATAGTTTGGAGGATGCACAGATTGTTCTTTTTATGTATTGGATTTTGTAATATAACAAATGCAAGATTTTTGATACTAATTTTGTCTTTGGATTAATCAGGCAAATGATTATACCTCTCAGCGTGAGATATCTCAACAGGTACAGAGCATAATGTTTTTCAACATTTATTATGACCCGTTGTAGGACTCTGTATTGGTAGATTAATCACTTCTCTTTGTATGGAGGATCAGCCTCTTAGATTTTATAACATTACCGGGGAAACTCAGTTGCATACTTGCATATACATGTGCATATGTCTGTTACTTTACTTAAAATGTGACCGATGTTAATGACAGACATGATTTTATAGTTCTGACTTGTATGCATTCCTCCCTTATTCTCAGTGGTCAGGTTTGAGATTTAGGTGCTGATCCCCTTTGCACCGTTTGAGTCTTATTTTTCCTTGCAAGACTAATTCTTTGGCAAATGAATGTCTATTTACCATTGCCGCATCCATGCAAAATTTCCAATTTAATTTCGGTGCTATTGCACCTTTTGGGTCTTATTTTTCCCTGCCCGGCCAACTCTATCAAATGATTTTCAAATTAGCATTGCCGCATCAATGTACCTAACACTACAGTGAAAACTATTTTCTCTATAGCAATATATCAAAGTTTTGCATTGGGTTGATATGGTGTTCGGAGAGTCCAATGCTTGTCTTAGAACTTGTTTTTATCAAAATCTGTTGCCAATTTAATGAATTTATTGTTGGTTTTCAACCTGGTTACTTGTAAACTGAAAAGTTTGCTCGTCAGCTCATCTAAGAATATTATCTTGCAGGTCGATATATTTATACGGAAGATGAATTCAATCCCAGCCTTCACTGCCAATTTAACAGTGGAATCGTTCAACCGTCGAACCCTGAGCTAAGAGAAATTTAACTACTTACACTGCACATGCTTTATTTTTTATTAAAAAAAGAAAAACTGGTTTTGTTTTTTATTTTAATTTTGTTTTATTTAAAATTATCACTATTTTTCTATATTTCACTTACTGTATCTTGCCATATATATTGTTGTTGTGCCGTGCCACAATGAAGGCTGTTATGCTGGAAGTGACGACTGTGACATGGTTTTGAAGATAATGCGTGCGGTGTAAATGCCGTTAATTGCTTTGTATCAACCATTGCTTTTTATAAATGAAAGGTACTTTCCCTAATTTGATAGTAAAGTTGTTGGTACTTTCTCCAATCATTTTATAAAAAAAGAAAATGAATCTCACAACAATGTGAATTTTCTTTTGGCAAAGAAGTGTTGGATTAAAAAGAATATGAAAATCTAACAAAAAAAGTTAACAGAAAATGTGGGTATTTTTTTTTTTTTGAAATTGAGAAAATGTGGGATTTAGCAACTGAATGTTTGTTTTACTGTCATTTTTATCTAATAACGTTCACGGGTGTGTAACTAACCAAGAAAATTGTGCTAAACCACCTCTCAAATAAATTTGTGTTGCCTTGTTATCCCGTTAAATCTACTGTAAAAACTCTACTATACCATCATCCATCACACGTTTACAATAAATCCATCTTTTGTACCCATCTAACGATGTCATGATCACAGCAACAATGAAGAGTAACAACATGACGTTTTGTAAAGAGTTGTGCCTTCGTTGACACGGTTGAAAGAGTTGAACAAATAGAGATTATTATTATTATTTTTTTTTGTGAGAAATCAATACTTTCATTAATATATCCATGACCATAAAAAGACGCGTACATCGCATGTAGTCTTATACCAATCACATGGCACAAGCCCACAAGCCACCAATCAATATGACATGTTTTTTTGTACACGATAAAACCAATGACAAATGAAACCAACTACTTACTATATATTTCATCGAAAAAAACTACTTACTATATAAATCCAAACAGGAGAACTACTAAATGACTCGCAACATACGCAAACGGAGCACCTCTCTCTCTCAGTCTCTCTGGCACTCTACGGGTTTCACCGAAACAGAAGCAACAACGCGGGCGATGGAGAACGATGGAAAGGTTATTTTCGAGTTGGTCACACGCAGAACAGGTAAGAGCTCTGAAGCATGAAATCAAACCATCCTTCACCAAACTCGCTCACATGCAGCTGAAACACCTGCACAAACCTAACGAAACCCATCAATCCAAATCAACAAACACTTCCTTTACTCCATTGCACGCACTAAAGTGCTATCATTTTGCCGTGTTTTGTCGACTACTACATCCCACTTCAAAATTGGTCTCTCTGAATAGATATCAAGATTATGCACTCTCTGATGCTGTGTATGCATATTGTAGTTGATCAAGTGCCTGAAGCTGGTGTCTCCCCACATCATGTTTTGCCCCCTTTCACATATTTTGCTGCCTCCGCCACTGCCCACATGGAAACACATCTAATGCTAAACACACTGAAATAGACCATATGATGATGATGGAGAAAGTGCAATATGACTGCCGACTCTCTTGCCAAGATAAGCATTATTGATCATGCCCCTGGTCTTGTAGTTATGT encodes the following:
- the LOC101311286 gene encoding mitotic spindle assembly checkpoint protein MAD1-like, which translates into the protein MIVRTPPVKKRRGPEIQSPPPSAALVIYEDHPSSPSPLQPTDGDSSHHMLCTYQCRQMVKSDFLDALSNAEKQVEDYKSRLETLNDNFCKVELERKKFRDQYLYTEEELSAAQGREQALQEQQLKEVHDFQERFSKQIRSYTELEVKLQNEINLRTKAETSAASAEEKASVLEGKLSHLSESIEREKRHLNNDLAHIKKESKLSAARINADLERMECRARNAEKESQLLKGQLDDLKNQLNECLQQKSEAETKLSTLTFQEVKCTDNDILVKHLQEELRNFEAEVRAARKLKSSHEDVKLLNEKLLEEKGRRERAESELSKLQEFQSSMKKLENELTSWKLTTKDIPGVSCCDDIPVKFGALQKEVIDSTKREGEATARLKQLEVALDAALIGKQNAETEAELMRERLEVTKSEVKRIELMLSRVTEERDKLRNDINEFKLVKSDGAGDEATSRTLKELESSLAKKEGYIKELESALFEQKQVNSFQHEEIKSLNDRLKTEARKVKSLEREGDQLRSEISLLESKLGHGDFSAANTKVLRMVNTLTVDNEAKQTIEALRTELQKTKERLQAVEEFKSQSGEAGKWVDSNISGKIVQLKEQIATLEKREERYRTVFADRISVFRRACCELFGYKIVMDEHQRPNGIPVTRFTLRSIYAQSDDEKLEFEYESGTTNIMANDYTSQREISQQVDIFIRKMNSIPAFTANLTVESFNRRTLS